Proteins from one Pontibacter korlensis genomic window:
- a CDS encoding serine hydrolase domain-containing protein: MKYLYVLFLAILPLITQAQTITRLDGSKTTAKALDQKINQLMQKAQVQGLAVTIFNKNQPMYKKAFGYKSFQTKEPLKTSTNLYGASLSKAVFAVLVMKLVEEEVLDLDKPLQEYLPKPIYTYTPQTKWHDDYSALKNDSLYRNITARMCLAHTSGFPNWRWVEPDQKLRVKFKPGTRYSYSGEGLVYLQVVLEKLTGKTLDELMQQKVFVPAGMTQSSYTWQPRFEQDYALGHKANGKLYQKDKDNEARSASTLETTPDDYTLFTQAVLQHKILTPATTHEMFSPQIRIRSVKQFGPLSQRDTTANDAIALSYGLGWGLLRSPHGVGAFKEGHGDGFQHYSIIFPETGAGVIIMSNSDNAESIFKELLKSTIGDSYTPWYWQGYIPYNKQAAK, translated from the coding sequence ATGAAATATTTATACGTCCTCTTCCTAGCCATCCTCCCTCTGATCACCCAAGCCCAAACCATCACAAGGCTCGACGGCAGCAAAACAACTGCTAAAGCCCTGGACCAAAAGATAAACCAGCTGATGCAGAAGGCACAGGTACAAGGGCTGGCTGTGACCATTTTCAACAAGAACCAGCCCATGTATAAAAAGGCTTTTGGGTATAAGAGTTTCCAAACAAAGGAACCACTAAAAACCAGCACCAACCTGTATGGTGCCTCGCTGAGTAAAGCAGTATTTGCGGTGCTCGTGATGAAGCTGGTAGAGGAGGAGGTGCTTGACCTGGACAAGCCGCTGCAGGAGTATTTACCTAAACCAATCTATACGTATACCCCTCAAACCAAATGGCACGACGATTACAGCGCGCTGAAAAATGATAGCCTTTACCGCAACATCACGGCCCGCATGTGCCTGGCCCATACGTCGGGTTTTCCGAACTGGCGTTGGGTTGAGCCTGACCAGAAACTCCGGGTAAAATTTAAACCCGGAACAAGGTATAGCTACTCAGGCGAGGGGCTGGTATACCTGCAGGTGGTGCTGGAGAAGCTAACGGGTAAAACGCTGGATGAGCTGATGCAGCAAAAAGTTTTTGTGCCAGCCGGCATGACGCAGTCTTCCTATACTTGGCAGCCGCGCTTTGAGCAGGATTATGCACTGGGCCATAAAGCAAACGGGAAACTGTACCAGAAAGACAAAGACAACGAGGCTCGTTCTGCCAGCACCCTCGAAACCACCCCCGATGATTATACTTTGTTTACACAGGCTGTGCTGCAACACAAGATATTAACGCCTGCCACCACCCATGAAATGTTTAGTCCCCAGATCAGGATCCGTTCTGTGAAGCAGTTCGGCCCCTTGAGCCAGCGCGACACCACTGCCAATGATGCCATTGCCCTAAGCTACGGGTTGGGGTGGGGGCTATTGCGATCGCCGCACGGGGTTGGCGCTTTTAAAGAAGGCCACGGAGACGGCTTTCAACACTATTCCATTATTTTCCCGGAGACTGGCGCTGGTGTCATCATCATGAGCAACTCTGATAATGCCGAGAGTATATTCAAAGAACTGCTCAAATCTACTATTGGCGACTCCTACACGCCTTGGTACTGGCAAGGGTACATCCCTTATAATAAGCAAGCAGCAAAATAG
- a CDS encoding CvpA family protein, with protein sequence MPNLVDVLLLLIIVSSAVTGWRRGFILGLLDLVRWVSCLLLGFRFYPNMADLLGSLVDWDEVWLLPVSFFIIVLLANVLLHYLEWLLLKKIPLDAHTHKFNQVLGLIPGLLNGAVTVAIVAVLLLAIPLPDAVDESAHQSSIASRFAAYANRAETALAPVFEEAVQRTLNNLTVEPGAEETIELPYKVEHPVPQPELEAQMLELINEERIANGLKPLKADTALRSVARQHSTDMFRRGYFSHYSPEGTDAGDRIRQAGIPFLVSGENLALAPTLSVAHEGLMNSPGHRANILQKRYGRVGIGVMKGRPGQLMITQNFRN encoded by the coding sequence ATGCCCAATCTTGTTGATGTCCTGCTACTCCTGATAATAGTTTCCAGTGCTGTAACAGGCTGGAGACGTGGTTTTATACTTGGCCTGCTGGACCTGGTCAGGTGGGTTAGTTGCCTGCTGCTTGGCTTTCGGTTTTACCCAAACATGGCGGATTTGTTAGGTTCGCTGGTGGACTGGGATGAAGTATGGTTGTTGCCCGTGTCGTTTTTTATTATCGTGCTGCTGGCCAATGTGCTGCTGCATTACCTGGAGTGGTTGCTGCTAAAAAAGATTCCCTTAGACGCACATACCCATAAGTTTAACCAGGTGCTGGGGCTTATACCCGGCCTGTTGAACGGTGCTGTTACCGTGGCCATCGTAGCTGTATTGCTGCTGGCAATTCCGCTGCCGGATGCTGTTGATGAAAGCGCGCACCAAAGTAGTATAGCGAGTCGTTTTGCGGCTTATGCCAACCGTGCCGAGACTGCTCTGGCCCCTGTGTTCGAAGAAGCTGTGCAACGCACCCTGAACAACCTGACCGTAGAGCCAGGGGCAGAGGAAACAATTGAGCTACCTTATAAAGTGGAGCATCCTGTTCCGCAGCCAGAACTGGAGGCACAAATGCTGGAGTTGATAAACGAGGAACGTATAGCCAATGGACTTAAGCCTCTCAAAGCAGATACAGCACTCCGAAGCGTTGCCCGGCAGCACAGTACGGACATGTTCAGGCGGGGGTACTTTTCGCACTACTCTCCTGAAGGGACCGATGCAGGTGATAGAATAAGACAGGCAGGTATCCCTTTTCTGGTATCAGGGGAGAACCTGGCGCTGGCGCCTACATTATCTGTTGCGCATGAAGGGCTTATGAACTCTCCCGGCCACCGTGCTAACATTCTGCAGAAGCGCTATGGCCGTGTTGGAATAGGCGTTATGAAGGGCCGCCCGGGCCAGTTGATGATTACGCAGAACTTCAGGAATTGA
- a CDS encoding toxic anion resistance protein, with product MEKPNIAITDEKELEQQRAQDLSKSIDPEKPETLTNFGVETQRKLGHYSNELLAKVKAKDSGDAGAAINELLKQINMIKIDEEGKRSFLSRLPFGKKLEDRSKRLAIQYNSISDNVDDVVIKLEKTRQSILKDSTSLEVMFKQAVEYIHEVRAVIAAGKLKIEEIENELIPKLQEEVESSNQDELVVQRLSDLVAFKERLEKKVHDLTLSHTIATQSMPQIRMIQTTNDVLAQKIQNSIVTVIPVWRQQVAIALGLEKQRKALEIQKKVTDTTNEMLLKNSQLLKTNVVNAAKENERGIVDVETLKKVNRDMVETLDAVVKISEEGSRKRAEAVKELAQVQEELNSKIIGTFSKSKKIEAE from the coding sequence ATGGAAAAACCCAACATCGCTATCACCGACGAAAAGGAACTGGAGCAGCAGAGAGCGCAGGATCTCTCCAAATCCATTGATCCGGAAAAACCTGAGACGCTCACTAATTTTGGGGTGGAGACACAGCGTAAGCTGGGCCACTACTCTAATGAGCTGCTGGCGAAGGTAAAAGCCAAAGACTCCGGTGATGCCGGTGCTGCCATTAATGAGCTGCTGAAGCAGATCAACATGATTAAGATAGATGAGGAAGGGAAACGTAGCTTCCTGTCTCGACTTCCCTTCGGCAAGAAGTTGGAAGACCGCTCCAAACGCCTGGCTATACAGTACAACAGCATCTCTGATAACGTGGACGATGTGGTGATTAAGCTGGAGAAAACACGCCAGAGTATACTGAAAGATTCAACCAGCCTGGAGGTGATGTTTAAGCAAGCCGTGGAGTACATCCACGAAGTGCGTGCCGTTATTGCCGCAGGTAAACTGAAGATAGAGGAGATTGAGAACGAGCTGATACCAAAGCTACAGGAAGAGGTGGAGAGCAGCAACCAGGATGAGCTGGTGGTGCAGCGCCTCAGCGACTTGGTGGCTTTTAAGGAGCGGCTCGAAAAGAAAGTACACGACCTTACTCTTTCCCACACCATTGCCACGCAGTCGATGCCGCAGATACGGATGATCCAGACCACCAACGATGTGCTGGCCCAGAAGATTCAGAACTCCATTGTAACGGTAATTCCGGTTTGGCGCCAGCAGGTAGCCATTGCCCTGGGGCTGGAAAAGCAGCGTAAGGCACTGGAAATCCAGAAAAAAGTAACCGACACCACCAACGAGATGCTCCTGAAAAACTCGCAGCTGCTTAAAACCAACGTGGTAAATGCAGCTAAAGAGAACGAGCGCGGCATTGTAGATGTGGAGACCCTGAAGAAAGTAAACCGCGACATGGTGGAGACGCTGGATGCCGTGGTGAAGATATCGGAAGAGGGAAGCCGCAAGCGGGCAGAAGCTGTAAAAGAGCTGGCTCAGGTACAGGAAGAGCTTAACAGCAAGATTATTGGCACCTTTAGCAAATCGAAAAAGATTGAGGCAGAATGA
- a CDS encoding MBL fold metallo-hydrolase — translation MKKGIKVSLYLIIFFSLLATAGGCSFLRLSPQFGAAAKGDRLQAIKTSPNYRQGEFKNPVETNMDIGFKGYVEMISSRLFGSDENLRPDWELPVQAIDSSRISAKQDTATVITWLGHSAFLVQIDGKRLLLDPMMGNRASPISFMGPERFSALPISVEELPAIDAVLISHDHYDHLDYGSIKKLNEKTKHFYVALGVGAHLESWGIPANKITEMDWWQETSFKGLTFAATPSRHFSGRGLTDRMKTLWTSWVILGKKDRIYFSGDSGYFDGFAEIGNKYGPFDITLMECGQYDELWPNIHMMPEQTVQAHLDLKGKLLMPIHWGAFALAMHSWTDPIERVTERAQELKVPITTPRIGQPIILHQRAPGEVWWRRGQNIAY, via the coding sequence ATGAAGAAAGGCATAAAAGTCTCCCTATACTTAATAATCTTTTTTTCACTACTGGCCACAGCAGGCGGTTGCTCTTTCCTGAGGCTTTCGCCGCAGTTTGGTGCCGCAGCCAAGGGTGATCGGCTCCAGGCCATCAAAACCTCACCCAACTATAGGCAAGGGGAGTTCAAGAACCCAGTCGAAACCAACATGGATATTGGCTTCAAGGGATACGTTGAGATGATCTCTTCCCGACTTTTTGGAAGCGATGAAAACCTGCGACCCGACTGGGAACTTCCTGTTCAGGCCATTGATAGTAGTAGGATTTCTGCCAAACAGGATACAGCTACTGTCATAACCTGGCTTGGGCATTCGGCTTTTTTGGTACAGATAGACGGTAAACGTCTGCTGCTGGACCCGATGATGGGTAACCGAGCCTCTCCTATCAGCTTTATGGGGCCAGAGCGTTTCTCTGCCCTCCCTATTTCTGTTGAAGAGTTGCCTGCCATAGATGCCGTGCTCATCTCCCACGACCATTACGACCACCTGGACTACGGTTCGATTAAAAAGCTAAACGAAAAGACAAAGCATTTTTACGTAGCCCTGGGCGTTGGCGCGCACCTGGAAAGTTGGGGTATACCAGCTAACAAAATAACAGAGATGGACTGGTGGCAGGAAACCTCTTTTAAAGGACTGACTTTTGCTGCTACTCCTTCCCGCCATTTCTCCGGCCGCGGCCTTACCGATAGAATGAAAACCCTTTGGACATCGTGGGTGATTTTGGGAAAGAAAGACCGAATTTACTTTAGTGGTGATTCCGGCTACTTTGATGGCTTTGCAGAAATTGGCAACAAGTATGGCCCCTTCGACATCACCTTGATGGAGTGTGGGCAGTACGACGAACTTTGGCCAAACATACACATGATGCCGGAACAAACGGTACAGGCACACCTGGACCTTAAAGGCAAACTACTCATGCCCATCCACTGGGGCGCCTTCGCCCTTGCCATGCATAGCTGGACTGATCCTATTGAGCGGGTAACAGAGCGGGCGCAGGAACTTAAAGTACCTATTACGACGCCGCGCATAGGTCAGCCCATTATTCTGCACCAACGTGCACCAGGGGAAGTCTGGTGGCGCAGAGGGCAGAATATAGCATACTAG
- the cphA gene encoding cyanophycin synthetase, which yields MKILELKIMRGPNYWSIKHPKIIVLKLDLEDLQHTLTNEVPNLAQKLQKLFPNIYKHRSSAGTEGGFIRLVNEGTTFSKVVQHIALELQTMAGMDSGYGRRYASSQPGVDFVAFSYQQERAGEYAAEAAVRITDSLARGERVSVIQDIAKLHQIREDEYFGPSTEAIVQEAVNRNIPYIQNRQSGHIQLGYGVNQKRIQAAMSSNTSCFAVENAGDKNITKLILEEAGIPVPQGRIVYSTRELEDAIDELDYPIVTKPLNGNQGKGASINIQNWKDALKGFAEAQRYSEAVMVEQFIQGSDYRMLVIDGKFIAAAKRTPAMVTGDGTSTIRQLVNQVNKDPRRGVGHEKALTHIKIDKISRAILREKGLNLQSVLPAGEVLYLKRTANLSTGGTATDVTDIVDPYNILMAERIAGIIGLDICGIDVMTSDIAIPLPETRGAVIEVNAAPGLRMHISPTEGLPRNVAEPIINMLFPFGCPARIPIVAITGTNGKTTTTRLIAHILSFKGYKVGYTTTDGIYIQGRKIIKGDTTGSYSSEFVLKDPTVNYAVLECARGGMLRSGLAFTQCDVGVVMNVSEDHLGLGDINTVEDMARVKGIIPKTVCSDGYAILNADDELVYGMAAGLRCKVAFFSLDESNPRIIEHISKGGLAAVLEDGYISIFKNTYKIRVDRVADIPLTFGGKARFNIYNVLASTLAAYVSHMEINEIKTALRTFIPSPDTTPGRMNLFKLPKAEVLVDYAHNIAAMQAISDFISNTGAHTKIGIIAGIGDRRDEDTREVGRIAASVFDKIIIRQDKDLRGRSGEEINHLLKEGIFSVKPDMEPLEISQETRALAYALEYAPEGSFIALFAEDIPEAVKLIENFRVIQHRKTTTEQ from the coding sequence ATGAAAATTCTTGAGCTCAAAATAATGCGTGGGCCAAATTACTGGTCCATTAAGCATCCTAAGATAATTGTGCTTAAACTGGACCTGGAGGACCTGCAGCATACCTTAACCAATGAAGTGCCGAACCTGGCGCAGAAACTACAGAAACTGTTTCCTAACATATATAAACACCGCTCCTCTGCTGGCACGGAGGGAGGCTTTATAAGACTTGTAAACGAAGGCACCACCTTCAGTAAGGTAGTGCAGCACATTGCCCTGGAACTGCAAACAATGGCTGGTATGGACAGCGGCTATGGCAGGCGCTATGCCTCCAGCCAACCAGGTGTAGATTTTGTGGCATTCTCTTACCAGCAGGAACGGGCGGGAGAGTATGCTGCCGAGGCAGCTGTACGCATTACCGACTCCCTGGCAAGAGGTGAAAGAGTCAGTGTAATACAGGATATAGCGAAGCTGCACCAAATCAGGGAAGATGAATATTTCGGACCAAGCACAGAAGCCATTGTGCAGGAAGCAGTAAACCGGAACATCCCTTACATACAGAACAGGCAAAGCGGCCACATACAATTAGGCTACGGGGTTAACCAAAAGCGCATACAGGCTGCCATGAGCAGCAATACCTCCTGTTTTGCCGTGGAAAATGCCGGAGATAAGAACATCACAAAGCTCATTCTGGAGGAGGCCGGTATTCCGGTGCCTCAGGGAAGAATAGTGTACAGCACCCGCGAGTTGGAAGATGCCATAGACGAGCTGGATTATCCGATTGTAACAAAGCCACTGAACGGCAACCAGGGGAAAGGAGCCAGCATTAACATCCAGAACTGGAAAGATGCACTGAAAGGCTTTGCAGAGGCACAGCGCTATTCAGAAGCTGTCATGGTAGAGCAGTTTATACAAGGCTCTGACTACAGAATGCTTGTGATTGATGGTAAGTTTATAGCTGCCGCCAAACGCACGCCAGCCATGGTTACTGGCGATGGCACCTCCACCATACGGCAGCTGGTAAATCAGGTAAACAAAGATCCAAGGCGCGGGGTAGGTCACGAAAAGGCACTGACACACATTAAGATAGACAAGATCTCACGAGCAATCCTGCGCGAAAAAGGTCTTAACCTCCAATCTGTACTTCCGGCTGGTGAGGTGCTTTACCTGAAAAGAACAGCTAACTTAAGTACAGGTGGTACCGCTACCGATGTAACCGATATTGTGGACCCTTACAATATCCTGATGGCCGAGCGAATTGCAGGTATTATAGGTCTTGATATTTGTGGTATAGACGTCATGACCTCAGATATAGCTATTCCACTGCCCGAAACAAGGGGCGCCGTGATAGAAGTGAACGCGGCACCTGGTCTGCGCATGCACATCTCCCCTACCGAAGGACTTCCTCGGAACGTAGCGGAGCCAATCATTAACATGCTGTTTCCGTTCGGATGCCCTGCCCGCATACCCATTGTAGCCATAACAGGAACTAACGGTAAAACTACCACCACCCGCTTAATAGCGCACATACTCAGCTTTAAAGGGTATAAAGTAGGTTATACTACCACCGATGGCATCTACATACAAGGCAGAAAGATTATCAAAGGCGACACCACCGGCTCCTATAGCAGTGAGTTCGTGCTGAAAGACCCTACCGTGAATTATGCAGTGCTGGAGTGCGCGCGTGGCGGTATGTTACGCTCTGGCCTGGCTTTTACCCAATGTGATGTGGGTGTGGTGATGAACGTGTCGGAAGACCATCTTGGCTTAGGCGACATTAACACCGTGGAAGACATGGCCAGGGTAAAAGGCATCATCCCGAAAACGGTGTGCTCAGACGGCTATGCCATTCTGAATGCAGATGATGAGCTGGTATATGGCATGGCAGCCGGACTGCGCTGCAAGGTAGCTTTCTTTAGTCTTGACGAGTCGAACCCACGCATTATTGAGCATATTTCGAAAGGCGGACTTGCTGCTGTTCTGGAAGACGGATACATCTCTATCTTCAAGAACACCTACAAAATAAGGGTAGACCGTGTGGCAGACATACCGCTTACCTTCGGTGGCAAAGCCAGGTTCAACATCTACAACGTATTGGCCTCTACCCTGGCAGCCTATGTATCGCATATGGAGATTAACGAGATCAAGACGGCGCTACGCACGTTCATTCCTTCTCCTGACACTACTCCAGGCCGAATGAACCTGTTTAAGCTACCTAAGGCTGAGGTTCTGGTTGACTATGCCCACAACATTGCTGCCATGCAAGCCATCAGCGACTTCATCAGTAACACAGGGGCGCATACTAAAATCGGCATCATAGCAGGTATAGGCGACCGCCGCGATGAAGACACAAGAGAGGTAGGACGAATTGCCGCTTCCGTATTCGACAAAATCATCATAAGGCAGGATAAAGACCTTCGCGGACGCAGTGGCGAGGAAATCAACCATCTGCTCAAAGAGGGCATCTTCAGTGTAAAACCAGATATGGAGCCCCTGGAAATAAGCCAGGAAACGCGAGCCTTAGCTTATGCCCTGGAATATGCCCCTGAAGGCTCCTTTATTGCGCTTTTTGCTGAAGACATACCGGAGGCAGTAAAGCTGATAGAGAATTTCAGGGTGATTCAGCACCGCAAAACAACTACTGAGCAATAG
- a CDS encoding sensor histidine kinase, translating to MDFKRMEWRLLLRVGLLLFTLSTPALVIIQGWAELLVFLVPIILYLVVDLIRFLRQAQEELNQFIESVHYRDFSRFFNERTASAELLSLRRGFNEINTTIKSINREKEIEHQHMQKILELVNTGIITFNQDSGDVLMMNEALKQLLHVPFMKSIHALQKRDRELYTEVLELQPGSTKIATAHTTHFEKSTFKVFLSATAFQSDGQKYKLVAFQNVSEALDETESKAWEKLLNVMTHEIMNSVAPISSLASTLKERLHESINHGATPEDMEDLEVGISTIKRRSDGLLKFAATYRNLSKITKLNLESVYIKDIFANLHRLMQPTLAQKNITLDITLKDPHLSLQADTNLLDQALINLLVNAIEAVKERPDPTIVLSAYIATDGKKVIKVTDNGIGMPKEIQEKIYIPFFSTRKQGSGIGLSLCKQIVMLHGGTIQVQSEEGVGTAFLLRFS from the coding sequence ATGGACTTTAAACGAATGGAGTGGCGGCTCTTGCTCCGGGTGGGACTTCTGCTCTTTACCCTAAGTACACCAGCCCTGGTAATTATACAAGGGTGGGCAGAACTGCTCGTCTTTCTCGTGCCCATCATACTTTACCTGGTAGTAGATCTTATACGCTTTCTTAGGCAGGCGCAGGAAGAGCTAAACCAGTTTATAGAATCAGTACACTACCGCGATTTCTCCAGGTTTTTTAACGAAAGAACTGCCTCAGCTGAACTGTTGAGCCTGCGCAGGGGATTCAATGAGATTAATACTACCATCAAGTCCATCAACAGGGAAAAGGAAATAGAGCATCAGCATATGCAGAAAATCCTGGAACTGGTAAACACGGGCATCATTACCTTTAACCAGGATAGCGGCGACGTTTTGATGATGAACGAAGCTCTAAAGCAGCTGCTGCACGTGCCTTTCATGAAATCCATACATGCCTTGCAAAAAAGGGACAGAGAGCTGTATACTGAAGTTTTGGAACTGCAACCCGGAAGTACCAAAATAGCCACGGCCCACACTACTCATTTTGAGAAAAGCACGTTTAAAGTGTTTCTTTCGGCCACAGCTTTCCAGAGCGACGGGCAAAAGTATAAGCTGGTTGCTTTTCAGAACGTGAGTGAGGCGCTGGATGAAACCGAGTCCAAGGCCTGGGAAAAGCTGCTGAACGTAATGACGCATGAGATCATGAACTCGGTAGCCCCTATCTCTTCCTTGGCCAGCACTTTGAAAGAGCGCCTGCACGAAAGTATAAACCACGGCGCTACCCCCGAAGACATGGAGGACCTGGAAGTTGGTATCAGCACCATAAAGCGCCGGAGCGATGGCTTGCTAAAGTTTGCCGCCACCTACCGCAACCTTAGTAAAATAACGAAGCTCAACCTGGAGAGCGTCTACATTAAAGACATCTTTGCCAACCTGCACCGCCTCATGCAGCCTACGCTGGCACAGAAAAACATTACGCTCGACATAACACTGAAAGACCCACACCTATCCCTGCAGGCCGATACGAACCTGTTGGACCAGGCCCTTATAAACTTGCTGGTAAACGCCATTGAAGCCGTGAAGGAACGTCCTGATCCCACCATTGTCCTATCTGCTTACATTGCCACAGACGGCAAGAAAGTGATCAAAGTAACAGACAACGGAATAGGCATGCCGAAGGAGATACAGGAAAAAATCTACATCCCTTTCTTCAGCACCCGCAAGCAAGGGAGCGGTATTGGCCTCAGCCTTTGCAAACAGATAGTTATGCTGCATGGCGGCACTATACAGGTACAGTCAGAAGAAGGTGTGGGCACAGCATTTCTGCTGCGGTTCAGTTAG
- a CDS encoding sigma-54-dependent transcriptional regulator — MQLKKASVLVVDDDTDVLTAVRLLLRPQVQEIVTEKNPENIPSLLARHTFDVILLDMNFVSSINTGNEGFFWLQKIKQLKSDAAVVMITAYGDIDLAIRSLKEGASDFVVKPWHNDKLINTLTDIISRKGKTAKAEFSTESPSVFGTELLGESEAMQDIFFKIKKVAPTDANILILGENGTGKELIAKAIHQHSLRASKPYVKVDVGALTESLFESELFGHKKGAFTDAREDRTGRFEAANTGTIFLDEIGNISLHQQSKLLSVLQNRQVIPVGANEPASIDVRLLCATNVSLADLANEARFRKDLIYRINTVEIVVPPLRKRGSDITLLARHFATLYANKYMKTSPQFSRSALDKLSNYHFPGNVRELQYAIERAVIMADGEVLQAEDILFSPIESAPAGEAATQQTNLEELEKATINRVLEKHAGNLTRAAKELGITRTALYRRLGKYGL; from the coding sequence ATGCAGTTAAAAAAGGCTTCTGTACTTGTTGTAGATGATGACACTGATGTGCTCACCGCTGTCCGCCTGTTGCTACGGCCACAGGTGCAAGAGATTGTTACAGAGAAAAACCCGGAGAATATCCCTTCTTTGTTGGCGCGCCACACTTTCGATGTGATTCTGCTGGACATGAACTTTGTCAGCTCCATAAACACTGGCAACGAAGGCTTTTTCTGGCTCCAAAAGATCAAACAGCTCAAATCCGATGCCGCAGTGGTGATGATCACAGCCTATGGGGATATAGACCTGGCCATACGCTCTTTAAAAGAAGGTGCTTCTGATTTTGTGGTTAAGCCTTGGCATAATGATAAATTAATCAACACCTTAACCGATATTATCAGCAGGAAAGGTAAAACTGCGAAGGCTGAGTTTTCAACCGAAAGCCCTTCTGTTTTCGGCACAGAGTTACTGGGCGAGTCGGAGGCTATGCAGGATATATTCTTTAAGATAAAGAAGGTAGCGCCTACAGATGCCAACATACTGATTTTGGGAGAGAACGGCACAGGAAAAGAACTGATAGCCAAAGCCATACACCAGCATTCTTTGCGTGCCAGCAAACCATATGTGAAAGTAGATGTTGGCGCCCTGACAGAGTCGCTTTTCGAGAGCGAGCTGTTTGGCCATAAAAAAGGCGCTTTTACCGATGCCCGTGAAGACCGCACCGGCCGGTTCGAGGCCGCCAACACAGGCACTATCTTCCTCGACGAGATTGGCAACATTTCGCTGCACCAGCAGTCTAAGCTGCTTAGCGTATTACAGAACCGGCAGGTTATACCAGTTGGAGCCAACGAACCTGCGTCTATAGACGTCCGGTTACTGTGCGCCACCAACGTTTCACTTGCCGATCTTGCCAATGAAGCACGCTTCCGGAAAGACCTTATTTACAGGATCAATACAGTTGAGATTGTAGTACCCCCACTACGTAAGCGGGGCAGCGACATAACCCTACTTGCAAGGCACTTTGCCACTTTGTACGCCAACAAGTACATGAAAACTAGTCCGCAGTTCTCAAGGTCCGCCTTAGACAAGCTAAGCAACTACCACTTTCCGGGCAATGTGCGGGAGTTGCAGTATGCTATAGAGCGGGCAGTGATTATGGCAGATGGAGAGGTGCTGCAAGCGGAAGATATCCTGTTCTCTCCTATTGAGTCTGCTCCGGCTGGAGAAGCAGCAACACAGCAAACAAACCTGGAGGAGCTGGAGAAAGCAACCATTAACAGGGTTTTGGAAAAGCATGCCGGCAACCTAACCCGTGCAGCAAAAGAGCTAGGCATCACCCGCACAGCACTGTACAGACGGCTAGGCAAGTATGGACTTTAA